The genomic DNA GTTTTTGATTCTCCGgtaatattattgtaaactggTCTCCATGTACTATATTAAACTCAAACGAAAAATTTCCAATTCACTCAAAAAAGTTTTGTCagattattttcaatatttttttaaattaattattgaaatttttaaacgtgTTCGTCTCgtcaaaattaatgttttaaattaaaaaaattgtttctacTACAAATCGTCCACCTTCGAGCGGCGCAAGCAGTCAAAATTTCAGGTCATGATCAATTCCGATGGGCAGCGGAGAAAGTCGATGTAGAGGTGACTGTGCCAAACCCAGCTGTGCCAAACCCAGCTGTGCCAAAACTAGCTGTTGCAACACCAGAAGACGCCACCATAGAAGCCGTAGTCAGAAAAATAAAGAGCCTTGCTACTATTGCCAACCAGAGTTTTGTCCTACTTATCCCGAATTTACGCTCTCTTCTAGCGGCATTTCCTACGTGCAGTGCGATTTTTGCTGTCAAATCTATCCCTGTTGTTGTTCACAATGTCCTAATTGTGGCTGTAGCCGAATAAAGATGAGGTCTAAAGAAGTAGAAATTCCGCCGATTGCATTTTGTCCTTGTTGCCGCCAGGAGGCGCCAAAGGCCAACGGGCTACAACATCTTTATACACCAAATCCCTGTTGCGCGTGTCAATGCTCATGCGCGCAGCAAGAACAAATCGCCAAATGTTTATTGCGCTCTTATAAATTGCCGCGTGGCAAGGGAAGAAAATGTTGTcagtgcaaacaaaaaaaaagggaaGAAAAACACAAACGAATTAGGGATCAAAAACAGAGTAAGAGCTTTCATTACCCGGCTGATCAAAATGCAGTAGCCTGCCCTTGCAAATCCGGCACAAGTGCCGCTTGCAGCTCACCGCCACAGCGTGTAGTTGATAGTTGTTGCGAGCAGGCTAAAGCATCGGTACGTCCATGTGCAACGAACTCGAGGGCAAATGCAACACGaacgcaacaaaaacaaagtcaaTGTACGCGTGCGCCGCGTAGTAAAGCCGAATGTCAACGTAATGTTGAAAGTTGTGCTTGTAGCAGTAAAAAACGAAAGTCGTGCACTGCAAATAATCCATCTGTGCCGCGTTGTCCTTGTGGTCGTGAAATCGAAATCCGGAATATAACTTACGACCTCCCCGTTTGTCGGATTGACGCAGTAGACGATATTGGATGCGGTCCTTGCAACTAATAAATGCACATAACTACATATTGGCGCTTTGAAGACACTCTGAAGCAGGAACAAAAAAGGTAAGTCAAGGAGATTgcgtttgccatgaagtttgtaacgcctagaaggaaacgttagAGACcccataaaaaatatacataaatgttcggcatgatgagctgagttgatttagccgtgtccgtccgtctgtccgtctgtgtgtattgagatatcgatctgaaattttgcacacgttcttttctcttcaaaaagctgctcatttttggAACCacagatatcggaccactatagcaaatagctgccatacaaactgaactatcggaatcaagtgcttgtttggcaaactttttcatttgaagagatatcaacaagaaatttggcatagattattatctaaggatatcttcgaagaaatggttcagatcggttcactatgacatatagctgccgaagttaatatttttttttttttttgtttgtttaatctGGACTGAAGTAACTTCAAATAAACATTTATGCCGAAGGTACCTTTTTGGTGAGATGAGAATTAACAGTGGCAACCCTATGCGtttataaagtttttcatatttatatatttacatatatctcTTTTCgctatttttcatatttgcagtttattataattcaattttggtgttagtaatattttttttattaaaaacatggcaactcttaaattaaaaactaaaaatataatcttATACGCAGCATGTGCGTGATTTCTTGctttaaaatagttaaattaaaaaaagagttAGATAAAAGTGGCAACcctatatgaatatattttcagtgaaaatatatagaaaaaccTCACATTGATGCTCACAGGTCAAGTTATCTATGTTTGGGGTTTTtgattacttttttaaagatGTTATTTGAGGAAACTctgttttaaattgattttttaaataccgGTTTTCAGTAATTTGACAACCACTtcgcaaaaaatattgtttttctgGAAACTGCTACTAAAAATACTTCCGAGCAAATAATGTactgttttatatatacatatatgatacaaTACAGTTTTCTAATTTGGACTAAGCTGGCAACActatatatttttcatctttaaatatattattaaaatagtcagaaattgtttaaaaatgttatgtGCATGGCAAAttcattcaaatataaatttgatcttttcaaatattttgtatcccattattatataaaaaaattttaagaagtaCAAGTATAAGGCTTTCAGAGTATTCTGAAATTCagaaattatgtattattaatttaagaaattatatttagtTCCTTTTTTCAATGTAAAAACAATAGCAATTTTTTAACCGGTCAGTATAGGGTTAAATATCTTAGGAAAATGAACTTTGTTTTCTTTCGACACTGtggtgaatttgttttttgacagcattgaaacaaaacaaaagcaatagagTGTCTCTGagtttttatgtttaaattttcacttatttgttttcttttcgttgcttaacatattttttgtatacaataataataagcttcaaaattttatttgtttgaaaaaaatttcacgtCTTTCCGTAATTTCGCCTTAAAACAGCAAAAACTTCCGAATGCGCCTGCTAAATTGAGTAATGGGATGTAGAAGTAGTCGACGAAGTAGAAGTCATGGATCGAGTAGGTCTTGCGATCGCAATTCGCAGCGCCAACGATATCCCACGAGTCAACCATGCGAAAGACCGCGAGGTTGCGCGCGTAGACAAACAAAACCGGAATGCTGTAGTAATACCGTAAATCTCTCATATCAATATCCACAACAAACGCAGTCGGAGTGTTTTCCAGATATTTCGGAAATACTTTCAGAATATTCAAATGTTTCGGAAATGCCGTCGTCTAATATGGATTGTTGTAGCACCACTACGCGTGGCAATCGTTGCAATCGATGCAATGCAAGCGAATGTACATGTAACGATGTGGTGCAACGAAATGAAGATATTGGTTGTAAAACTGTGGTTTGTCTCACGTTCCATCCGACGCGACGGAGGAGAAACTTTTAATCGGGGAATATGAAATGGAAAGTGTTAGAAGCTCGACTTTGTCTACACATTAACGCTAATAAAATTCTGCAAGCACCAGAAAACTATAAGAATCCAGTAGCGACGtaagcataaaaaaaattgtaaggaATCATGGTGCAGTAGCAACAATACAACCTCGCATTCAGAAAATCTTCTGTAACAAATATTTACCAACAAAATGTCGCTTTAAAGCCAGGCTCATTGGAGGCGAGGTATGTCTATTTACAATATCAAAATTAGAGATTATATAATAACTTTCTATAATTTATGCGCAGTGATACTTTAAAACGGCACTTTTGCGGTAAATCTATgtgagttttattttttctcatactcgtatatgcgCTCATATGAGCTCTCATATGTTCATTTGTAGATTACAGACATAGTTATCAACGTTCATCGTGGCAATAGCTGAACACGAATTCAATggatataacaataaaattatacttaaattgtaattaaattaaacacacaataaatatataaataccatatattcaCATAGATAACAATTAAGCGCGCATTTTATTGTTTATGCGATTTTAATTCTGCATTTAGCTGTAAACAATTAACcctgaattttaatgatttgaaaTGAGATGGCGGACCATAAGCTGAAAATAGAGGTGACAAAATAAGATGGCATGATATGTTAAGAGATAGAGTGAGATGGGAGTAGAGAAATTGATATCAGATAAAAGGAAATGATATGGATGAGGTTAAGAGAACAGGTTTGATGACCAAATAAGCTGAGTTACTTGGCTTGGGTAAGATGAGATGACATCGGAGATGAGACTAGATAGGAATAAATGAAATGGGACGTGCTGGTAGGGGAAGATAGAGGACGAGACGAGATGAGATGAGATAAGATCAAAACAGATCATTTCAGATTCGATGTGACATAACGGGTAAGAAAGTTTGCGTGAATTGAAATTAGATGTGACGATATTATGGTATACGCGGGAGGATCTAATTAAATAAGACCATATGAGAagagaatttaatttaaaaaagaaaaaatattaggaTATGGGTGAAATTGTATGAAATTCGATCCGAATAAAGATAATTTTAGGCGCTATGAAACAGTGTTTGAAAGCGAAATCTAAAGTTTAGCACTTGCTTTTAATTTGACGCACAACAATGTTATAATTCTGCAATCATTCCTACCTTACCTTTAGTAATGGAGAGGCAAAGGTTGGAAGGCGCGTCCATCTCAAAACACACGCTTCAatgtttttacataattttatcaAAGCTGAGCGACGCTAGAGCTGTAAAGACTgttacatataaattaattagtgATGATCAGTTTTTGATGGTCATGGTTATCACCCGTTACCTGCAGTTGCATTACCAAAATTCATTGAGCAAGTGTTGGCGGTGCACTATATCTTCAAAGATTGCAACTCAGATTGACAAGTGCATTTTCCCTGAAAAACTCTTAAGAAATATACAGATACTCTTactaaatttaaacaatttagtttatacataattttaaaagacCTCTTTGGTTAATCCGTGACTTAATTATGTcatctagtatatatataaaagaatgaCGCACATCAAATAAACCTcagaaatatttgcataattatCTCGCTACCCACAAAGCATGGAATTTTCTTTATGCCTTTTGGCGCTTTTGTTCAACTGCAATTTCAACGCAATTTACCGTTTCGCAAATGAATTTCAAGGcaaaaattttgctaaatttggtttattctctttatttttggcGCGAGTTCTTTTTGTTCGACTTCGGTATTTTACTTTTGACTGTCATTCATTAAATTTGCTATTCATTACTAAATTATCTGCCATTAATGCTAGAATAGAAGTGAAAGCCAACACGTTGTAGCACCGCTTTACCCGTGCGACGCTGCGCATAAGTGACAGCAAAGGGGAACAAAATTCGTGGCAGTAAAGGAAGTGGCTTTAAGTATGGTATATGTTAAAAAGGGAATAAGTAgagtttgtttaatttatattcacAACGAGTTTGTGTGCGAAATATAAATAGTTTCACTGATAAAAAAAAGACTGAGGCAGTTAAagtgttatatccacttgtcaattccaaaaaaaatttaatttttgcatatatagcgaatgtaaatatatttgagaatactctacacaaattttaagtttaaccGGCAAACtatttcggagatatgagcgtattgaTTCCAAAACTTTACACaggtttttctcgaaacgctgttttttcAAAGTCGGCGAGGTAAATTTCTCCGAAATAACGGGACCGatcgatttgaaatattctcaTGACCTTCCtagacatattttttaaataatgatgGAAGGAGtacgatttttgataataattagaaattttttagtAACTCTGAAGTGTAActttttttacaaaagatttttttgaagccgccattttgtcaaaaatcaaaatttttactaatcCTTCAATTGATACCTGTATTCATCTTgagtattattaaatttagttagTGGTTTgaatttaagataattttatacagaaaagccagacaccttttttcggaggtcctcctGGAGATCCGCTACGGGataaaggaaataaaaagattaatcgccgattattaatgtacatttaattatgtaaatgtacatatttatatgctggACAGAAGGAAGAACCTTCATAGACCCTAAAAAACATgcaaaatgatcagcatgacgagccaAGAACGTCTGTTTGTGTATACGCGATCTAGTCCctgatttttgagatatcgatctgaaattttgcacacgtccttttctccccaagaagctgcttatctcccggaactgccgatatcgcaccactataggcaataactgccatacaaactgaactatcggaatcaagtcttGTTTGgcaaactttttgatttgacgagttatcgtcacgaaatttggcatgggttattttctaaagcagaAGTAcaatctgaagaaattgttcagatcgaatcactatagcgtatagctgccatacaaactaaacgatcaggataaagtgcttgcatggaatattttgtatttgttaaagttgttatagcttcggtgcaaccgaagttaacagtttcttcttttttatttatgtattaaatgAAATGCCTCTCCAAAAAGAGtttacaaagaaaaaacaagtttttcagGATATAACCTCTTAAGAAATAAGCAACAGTCATATCGAGATCAACAAAGAACGTaggacataaaaatattaagattcttgagttttgtttttttttatagaaactcGATATCGAATTTGTGGAAAAAGCAGTACACTGAACGATTGCATTTAAATGGAAAATCTGCTCAGGGTTTGGTTCAAAGATCAGCACTGCAGAGTAAGAAAAATAAACCTTTTGAAGTTGACGAATATTGTTAAAGAcactttaatgaaattttcaagttaaagcgaaatatttttcaattaaaaaaaagctaaTTAACGCGAAAATGGGTCATTCGCACAACGCAACGCGGAAGCTTCATGCTTTAACACCAAAGACATGCGTTAAACATCAATTAAATGGACGTATTACATATGTTTATGCGATtgtgtgtgcgcatgtgtgtgtgtgtgtgcacgtgCGTGTAATTGCCACAAGTCGAGCAAAATCAATGGCTCTCTTCATGCTCGCGCACTTCGCGCTTCTCTGCCACTTCGCTggcaattaaaactaaaaattaaatgtgctGTTAAGTAATGTACGTGTATGCGTAATTACCGTTAAGTGTGCACCACTTGCTGCAAACAGACAATGCAAAGCGTCCGATGACCGGAATATAGAATGTCGAcgtgaaatggcaaaccaaagccgacaacaacaacaacaaaaacaagtaaaacaaaaacgtgaaaaataaaattaatttaaaaagcaTCGGTTAAGTTAATTCGGTTTGTACGTGCGGAAATCCGAAAGGGAAATACGAACACTTGACTTCGTGTGACAGCACCAAGTCGCAAATTGAACACAATGAACCGCAATTCCGTCGGGTGAAAGTGTTAATTACGAGCACGTTTTCATTCAAAGCTATAATCTACATTGTGGTTGTCGCACTTGTGCGAAAATAGAAATGAGCGCGAGTCTTTGTATGAATTTTAGTTAAGTTTATGGTATTTTTACGCTAATAAAGTCTGAAAGTGCACTTTATGGGAGAGCATCCTTAAGTTATAGCTCTCTAGAGGCCAAGAATAGTTAGCGCAGTAAATAGAATGGAATATAATTTTACAGTTGCTCTATGTGCATTATTCTCGCTACAAAGGATATACTTTGAGACGTCATAGAAACGTTAAATCTTTGATTTTCTAGGTAGATGGCTTGCTCATAAAAAGTTCATTCAATGAAAATCAggaacataattttaaataccaaaaaaaaaaacttcaaaataaccGTCTCAGCGTTAAGTGtgcaaataaaatgaataacacCATTAAGGTAAGGCAAATGGTGTAAAGTTTCTGGTCTACTTTCCCCGACTGCTATAATAGGGTTCTCTATTGTGTATGGCTACTAACCTCAACATATTAGAGAGCGCAGATAACAACTCCGAGCTTACATATTAGAGAAGCACTGCTTACAGCATTAACATAATCAAATTTCTTCAagaattccaaaaaatatacataaataattggaaaaaaataacctacacaaaaattttttatttaaattttgataaaatactcaattcaacagtttcgtaaattacatagaaataaagtacacatatattttataaagatattcgAAATATTCACCCTAGAAATCGCATATATTGTTGGCTATCTGTCATGAGTAGTCGTCTGAATTTGACATTTCTGTGAATTATATGAAGTGATGGTAGTAATACATAAAATACCGAAAATGGCTACCATATTCTCAGTTGCCTATGAACAATTGCCTTACAAAATGCGAAAAGAAAAGTAGCTCAGGTATATGATTTGTTATATGGATGATTTTAGGTTGCTTTTTGGATAGAGTATTTGCTGGAATCACTGCAGAGGACTAAACCAACTTTTGGTTTAATTATCGTAAGCGAAATGTACTGCAACTGATTGGTTGGTATAATtttgatagtaaaaaaaaatattcttttcttAGTTTTTAGCTCCTGAGAGACATATCTTAGGTCTGTTGATTTTTAATATGAGAAAAATTGCGAAATTTTGAGTTAATAAGACAACTACATTGGAAGAATATTGAGATAGCAGAGACTATCAGCATCTCAGAAAtcgatacaaatatattttcgctGATATTCTATATAAAAGCCGTAGCCATGGCACtgataaaagtataaaaaaaaaagattgttaacaaaaaaaatattctatgtAACTGAAACTAGTACCCGGAACTCGAATATACACAACTTGGTAAAAGCTAAAagtcgtttttttttcattcctcACAGAAACCTGAATATTTCGCAGAAATAACATCTGATAAAAGTCCTAAAAGAGATGCTtgttaacgaaaaaaaatattctatataaCTGAAACTAGTACCCGAAACTCGAATATACACAACTTGGTGAAAGCTAAGTCATTTTTCCAAAAACACacctttttttaaattctgaatTCCATTTAAAGCGATGTTATTTCTAAAACTGCTGAAAGAAGATAACCGAATGACTTGCCAAACAGAAAAATAGTGGGTCCAACGTGGCTTTACATCACTTAGCAGTTGTTTTTGAACTCTTCCCAGCCTTTTACTaagatttttgtattttaaaaccTAACTTCCTGCGAAATAAATCCTAACCACTCTTAGAACTAATATTTCGCTATAATTATGCtgcatttttttcttatcataagcccgaaaaaaaaaaaaaatctcttatTCGCATTATTTTTGCGCTTTACTCGTTAGTAATACAAGCCGTTCGACATCGAAAATAGATGCATAACCATCAAAATAGAATCCTACTTCTTCCTTTCATTTACCAGCAGTTATCTCCGCAGCTGCACATTGGACCACCATCCGTTTCGAATTCAACACACCATACTTTATAGCAACCAACAGCATGTGTAATGCAAAACCaactacgcacacacacacgcacagacTTCGATAGAGCTTATTTGCCATGACTACAGCAACTAACCAAAAATAACGCACGAGAGCGTAAAATAAATCAccaacattaattttattactgCGAACTATtcacacacaccacaccacaccgcacacacacccacacagaCAGCATTTTGCATACGATGGAAGATATTTTAGTTGGAAAgcgaaaaaaagcgaaaaaaagcaataataatttgAGTTACCCAAGTGCCCAACTATTTTTGGTTTGGCTGGTTAGTTGGCTCGTCGAATTGAGCGCCGCATTTCCGATTTGCTttgcaagtatgtgtgtgtgtgcgcttttcGGTCACTAGCATGACCACGTCGATAACAATCGATTGAGTTTCTGCTGCAAACGATCGCCTAATGGCCAACTGTGCGCTGTCAGTTGGTCGCTCGGTTGCTGCGCTGTTGCTGCGAAAGCGAAGCTGCACATTAATCTTTGCCTATTGTTcgcattttattacaaatttcaacCGACAACACTAACACAAACGTACACTTTGAAAACTCGACGAGCGAGCGATAGTGTTACCAACTATTGTAACCACATCGGCGTTACCGTGCTATAGCTCACCAGTGCTATAAATGCCCACTTTTTATATATGCTCATTTACCGCTTCACCCAACCACCCACTCACTGCtctttgtaatatatatatacaatatttttttttgttgccgtcTAACATTGAATTATAACGGCTGTGGGTTTccacaaattttaattgaataaattgtGTCCTTTTGCGAGT from Bactrocera oleae isolate idBacOlea1 chromosome 3, idBacOlea1, whole genome shotgun sequence includes the following:
- the LOC106624271 gene encoding uncharacterized protein → MGSGESRCRGDCAKPSCAKPSCAKTSCCNTRRRHHRSRSQKNKEPCYYCQPEFCPTYPEFTLSSSGISYVQCDFCCQIYPCCCSQCPNCGCSRIKMRSKEVEIPPIAFCPCCRQEAPKANGLQHLYTPNPCCACQCSCAQQEQIAKCLLRSYKLPRGKGRKCCQCKQKKREEKHKRIRDQKQSKSFHYPADQNAVACPCKSGTSAACSSPPQRVVDSCCEQAKASVRPCATNSRANATRTQQKQSQCTRAPRSKAECQRNVESCACSSKKRKSCTANNPSVPRCPCGREIEIRNITYDLPVCRIDAVDDIGCGPCN